TTGACTatctgaatttttattttattagtgaGGATTCAATTTCCCACCTTATAATCCCCTCTCCCATTTTCTCTTTCCCGCacctattttgaaaaataaaactaaaaacaaatttcattacaaataaaatgaaaaagctcaaatacatccatatgttgttcaaaataatttaaaggaAAAGACTTAAATATGCCATCAAACTTTCAGAAAAGGTTCATTTATGTAATTCGTTAAAAGTTTGACTCATCTATACCGTTGCCGTTTGAGAAAAGGTTCAtttatgccattattttttaactccgattttgcaaaaccactcaaacaacttttaacacttttcaattGGAGTTTTGGATCAAATGCATTCTTTTTTGCTCCTTCTTCTTTAAGCCACAAGAACACATGAAGAACACCAAAAACTACAAattccaacttcttcaattttttacgAAATCACTTCAaaattcaatagtagcgtccctccgagctagatatcaaaactcaatatcttttgagtctatgttcaaaatttcaagtgatttagaGTTGTGAAGAAAATTCTACCATAAAAGgaggttaaagttttgaaactttggaaaaaaaaataagtgtaTCTCGTTGAAttcgaagtcaaaagatatTGGATTTTGGTATCTAGCTCGGAGGGATTCTACTCTTGAAATTTGAGATGATTTtgttaaaaattgaaaaagttgaaaatttatagTTCTTGGTGTTCTTCATGTGTTCTAGATGGTCTTGAAGAAGAAGGAGCAAAAAAGTATATTTGATCCAAAACTCCAATTGAAAAAATGTTGAAAGTTATTTGGATGGTTTTGCAAAATCAGAGTTAAAAATAATGACATAGATGAACCGAGCTTTTAAAGAATGACATAAATAAGTTTTTTCTGAaagttcgatgacatatttCAGTCTTTTCCCTAATTTAAATATACTCATCGTTTCATGAGTACCCGTTTAATTTTAACCTTACTATCAACTTTGGCACTGATTTACCTTTAATTTAAACGGAGGAACACATGACGGTATCACTAGAACTCCTGAATGTGACTTAGTTTTGGATCCAATTATTAGGTAATTTCTCTTTTGGTTAATTACACTAGGACCCCTGTAAAAAAAATGAAGTGTTGTGAGTGGAAGGTAAAAAAAAcgaattttgagaatttgaaggTAGATCgcactattttgttgttattattgttttctttcttgtagattttatattgtttttcttattaataGCTAtactttcttcattgtttttttttttactttggtttgatttgagtCGAGAGTCCTTCGAAAATAGTTTATCTACCTCCATGAAGTCTATTTATGTAAACTATACCTCTTCAGACCCTACTTAATAGAATTTCACtcaatatattattgttgttgttgaatgtggatcaaaattttaaaatctaatgaaattttatgattGAATAAACATttaaagatagattttttaaaatttactcTGGAAAAGGGAATATTAAATGAGAGTTGACTAGAACATATATATTTAGAGAAAaaagggatatatatatataggtataTATAAGTTCATTTGTATTGCAAAAATTTAACATTATATTCAAACAAGAATATTAATGGCAAATCTAGAGGGAGGAGGAACCAACAACAACTTAGGGGATGAAGAGAAATTGTTGAATGGTGGCCTCCCCCATCCCCATCACCATCAACAAATAATTTCTTCACGTAACGTTGTGaagttttttctcttatttttcgTGGTTGCTCTTTCATCTCTCCTTCTTTATCATTCTTCTTCTTATAATAATCCTCTCCAATTCATTCCTAATAACTCTTATAAACATGTTCCGTCTTCTGCTTTTAACTCCAACTATGTAAACACAAATGGCTCTGCGGTGGTAAATTCCCTTCATGGCTACAATAGTACGACTGCAAATGTTTCTACACAAGGAACCTTACCTTTAAAAGtaagttttcttctttttatttatatttttttggccAATAAAGCAATTATTATTTGTTCTCGATCCATTAAATTTGTCTACATTTTTCACtttttgatattagaactcGCACGTGCTCTTATTGAACAGTTATACTATTGTAAGACACAAATTGCTGATATGGTTGGAGTCGTGTTTTCATTAATAAGAACAAGTTATGTGttttttcttacttatttttttttctaacatttggaaaaaaattctTGAATAAAGCTTTTAGAAGAAAAAGTTTGTGGATTCAAAAACTAGTGTCTGGATATATAGTtgatgtttctttcttttttattttttgcttttgGAGATTTTTTAAGCGTTTTTTGAATGAATGAAAAACAACCTCAAACACTTCTTCAAGATAAAACctcttttgataatttttttaaaaaagttttatACAATCAACGTGTGACAAAaaaaacatgaatttttttcCTCAAACAAATACATTTACTTAGACAAATTAAAGAACGTAAGTGCTAATTAAATCTCAGTTAATTACAGCCAAATCTGAATTAACTTTCATTATCATCCTTAAATTCTTTGTACTATTTAGTGATTACTCCATTATTGACACGAAATATGGTTGATAACGTCctctatttttagaaaatttatcTTGAATCCATATTCTTTACTAGTATTagtttatcttattttattctGCAAAATTGATTGATAAAGTAAGACTTTTAAGgccattattttttatagtATAAATGTCACATCTATTAAATCAACCAATTAGAAGAAGTGATAAAAAAAAACGTATgtaaatatactatattaaaaaaatatttaccatttatagcgataatatttttattttcagtaAACACTTACAATATGTTAATATATATTACAGAGAACAATTTATAAAACAcctataatacaaattttattaatgaataatacatttatcacacactttaatacaattataatacattgtgtcaatttcttacaaagcaagcataatatattttaaaaacacttataatacatctatatcacatgcataattcacttttaatatatagtgcagatttatcataatattgttatgtattgcgataaataataataaataaataaaatatcgctaaaattagtaattacttattaaaaaatactcattcaagtaatttttcctaaaaaacATGTATGCTAAGACGAAAATCCTTCACGCAATTACAACTAAGACTTTTCAATGTAGCCCAACTTATCAATATTCTAGATCAAggtatatatctatatataatgataataatgtagGTCTAGTAGAATTTCTAACATTTATACCAACGAGTACTGTGATAGAGTAGTAagtactttttcatatttaatcaaAGGCATTGGGTTCTAGTTTCTTTGGGTAAAGAGTCATCTTTATTAGAGAACACTTTAATTTACTTGGGACTTCCCGATGCAGATTCGGATTTGATCGGGCTCCAATATGGATAACAGATATCGAgtggaaaaaaaagaatttcaacATTTATATtggaaaatcttttttttttttaataatatatgacCATGCTTCCTATTTCCTTGAAGAAATCTCTCTCTGACTTTTTATTAATATCTAGAATACATTTCACAccctaatttttaattttaagagaaaattgTCTCTTTCTTTATTAGTggcataaaattcaaataactATGATTTGTTGTACATAATTATTAATTCTAGGGATAAGTATGGGCCTAACTTATTCGGTCATATAGTTTATAAAACGGAATATGTACAAAGTGTATAGATATTGTATACTTTGTTgtaaattttatgaaaaatagttgATCACGAAATTTGtagagaatttttttaaaacttgagcGTGTCAAATACATTATCTTTAAGAATATTTCACTTAGTATATAAGTGTATCCCTCGAGATTCAATAAGTTcttttagtataaaattaggagcacaaaaattaataaaaattaacaaaatgaaaactaatgtatatattatgtatatttcaGTCATGTTAATAAACTAGTTGAAACTATCATATTATTACACCTAATTAATATACATACTATATACACACTAGTGTTCATTGACTATGAGATACGTGAATCTCATAATGTGATTGCCccaatgaaaaataataattaatggtCCTGGATTTCAGGCGGACCACAACTACaaaaatgtctattttttaCACAAAGGTAGCAGAcgaattttccaaaattgaCTAATAACAAATATTTAGGCCACTTTATTCGATTATTATAACGTCTTCTTCACGTAAAAAGTTATGTAATACTAGACAAACAATTACTATTTTCCCTATCATATCAAGTTATAATTATTCATGTCTTGTTATAATATTCTgaatctatttttttatgtaccaaataatttttcaattacATTACACAGAGAGGCACGTCTATAGTGAAATAACTTTTTGTCATTCTTAGGCTATCTTTCACTTTCCctatagagcccgtttgaatggtcttaaaaaaagtaacttttatgtatgaagtgcttttagaactttaaagtgctgaaagttatttttataaataagcagttgagtgtttcgATAAAAGTggttaaatgaggaaaattatgtgaattttagggttaaaagaataaaaagggtagtttgggaatttagttaaaatataaaggatataaaagtaatttccatggtcaaagaaaatgactttaaacacttaaaaaaaaagttaggaatcctaactttttatttttgactgactttaagaactttctggcttaaagttaacattaggcaaacatgtccaaaagctgaaaaggggctttaagttggttaaagtcaatccaaacaggctcataGTCTTGCAAATAATATCACATTCCTTTAATAGAAATATGGTTGTTGGCTCATTGAGAGAAGTTTCATTAAAGAGGGTCGGTGGATATTTTTATagataagttttatttaagAAGGATTAATGGTATTGGTTGATCATATTAATAgagtaagttggtagataaatatttagttggaattaataaatgattggtgttttataaaatataaaaacttggggttatttttaaatttttaaaacttcccaAGTTCTAGATTTTTTTAGAACTTGGAAACTTGGGGattttgccaaatatatttgccaagtaatgGCAAATTGTATGGACAAACACAAGTTCCTAAatgtttttcaagtttttcccaAAAACTACTTGGGGCCAAATGCTCACTTGAtgcttcataaaaattatttatatttgctGACTATTTTGTAAATTAGATCACCCAGAGACATTGGACTGTAATTATctcatatatttattataaaataccTTGTAAATAACTAGAAAATTCAGactgtttttatttttcatttaaaatttccTTAAATTGTTGTTCAATCATTAACAAATTTGTCTTAACATTTTCAGAAGAAGCAAATAAGCAAGTTAGAGGAAGTGTTAGAAAAAGCAGCAATGGGAGATAAAACAGTGATAATAACAACCTTAAATGCAGCATGGACAgaaccaaactcaatatttgatgttttcttgaaaagttttAGAGTTGGAAACCAAACAAAGCCATTATTGAAACATGTTTTAGTTGCATGTTTGGACAAAACATCATATTCTAGATGCTTGGAGAAAAAACTTCATTGCTATGCACTCACAACAAAAGGTGTTGATTTCTCTGGTGAAGCTCATTTTATGAGTGAAGATTATTTGAAGATGATGTGGAGAAGGATTGATTTTCTAACAAATGTTCTTCAGATGGGATATAACTTCATTTTCACGGtatgtaaatttaaatttatcaaGTAAATTACATTTAGACACTCGAATTAAGACTTGTTTTAATTGAGCACTTGAATATATGATAAAGTGTTCCTATAAGACTATTtcgattcaaattttgaaaaaaactgTGTGTATTCTCAAACGTCTATTAGAGAATTAAGGTTAACACTTAAAATGTGTCATCTGTTTTAATTATACACATCAGCCTTAATAGGAACATACTTGTGGTTTTACCATTTATTGAGGCTaatgcatataattaaaggGCGTGATTATATTTTAAGTGATTAACTTATTTACGTAATGAACACTTGAGAACACACACAAAAGCTTTTCTAAAATTTGAACCGAAATTGTCTAATAGGaatactttatcatatattcaAATGTGTTTTATTAAAACAAATTGTAATTCGAgtgtctaaataaaattttattactaaCAAATGTAAAGATTCGTCTATGTATTAAATCTTAAAAGTTTTACTTCTATATACACCAACCATGAAAGAAAATCATTAGACTGCTAGATCATCAAAAAGAACACTAGTAATTACTAACCATATATAATTGGTGAACTAGCTAGCTAAGAAAATTGGTTCAAAGTGGTTTCAAGAACATGTCATCCCTTATGTGTGTTTGGGtatggagaaaatattttttaattgtctTATGTTTGGCTGGTCAAAATATTTTCTGTAGAaaaataagtttcttaaaaatgagTAAAATGATTTTCATAGTAAAAGTAAAGGAAACAAGTTTCACATGTGTCGTTTCacattaattttatttctactttggAAACTATGTGTGTGTATTGCTCTATATAATGCTAGCTATAAAAAGTACTTTCTATGTGTGTGTCGATTTAGGATGCTGATATATTATGGTTTCGACAACCATTCACACATTTTTACCCGGACGCCGATTTCCAAATTGCTTGTGATCATTATTGGTACGACTCAACAAACTTGGACAATTCACCAAATGGAGGTTTCAATTATGTCAAATCAAATGAACGTACCATCCAATTTTACAAATTTTGGTACAAATCAAGAGAGGATTATCCAGGAAATCATGATCAAGATGTGCTCAACAAGATCAAACACAATCCATTCATCAAAGATATTGGATTGAAAATTAGGTTCTTGGATACTGCTTTATTTGGGGGATTTTGTGAGCCAAGCAAAGATCTTAATCTTGTTTGCACAATGCATGCTAATTGTTGTATTGGAATTGGTAATAAAATGCATGACTTAACTATGGCACTTGATGATTGGGAAAAGTATATGGCTTTGAATGGTCATGAAAGGATGTTAAGGCCACAAACTTGGACTGTACCAAGAATATGTGGTTAAATATAATCGAGAGCTTCTATTTATTTATGGTCCATGTAAGTGTaaaatcctttaaaatatttggcCTGTGTCAATTTATGtgtaattttttcatgttttttaaattgttaattatgatgacttatagtacttttgcgtagtttttaaatatataaatttatttcaaaaaaaaaaatcaaagatttCATGCCAAATTCAAGGTCAAAGTAAAACTGATTGACTCTCTCGAAATTTGAATTGTGTCCAGTGGCGGGGCCACCTTGTGGTTAGAGGGTTCATTCGAACAACCTTCGgcagaaaattatactatttatacatgattaaaacaattttttatgtatatatagtagatgtcaaACCTCGTTCGATTAGTTCATGTATCTACTTCTTCAGATTTTAAACCTCATTAGTCAAAATTCTAGCTCCGTCACTGATTGTGTCCCATAAATTGTACAAAGGAAGTACCTTTTCTccgtctttttttaaaaaaaaaattggtatttgtctttctctttttatttccttttgagtattatttttttccttatcataatatattttacagttaactaatttgaatttttacaATATAAGATCGCATTTTGACTGTTGTAGCAGATAAGATAACTTGTTTAATGTTCAAGATTTCAAATCCCATTTTTTTGAAGGGTGTTCTGGATTTTGATTAATCCAATTTGTCTTGCAGcttatttgggtggttgttttgttttgattgctagctatttaaatttttatcatatttgttAAAATTTATCATTAGACAACGATAAAGAATCTCATTTTGTGTAATGACCGATTCGTGTGATCATGTCATcgcattatttttttcttctcattttatct
The genomic region above belongs to Solanum dulcamara chromosome 5, daSolDulc1.2, whole genome shotgun sequence and contains:
- the LOC129889500 gene encoding uncharacterized protein At4g15970-like, which gives rise to MANLEGGGTNNNLGDEEKLLNGGLPHPHHHQQIISSRNVVKFFLLFFVVALSSLLLYHSSSYNNPLQFIPNNSYKHVPSSAFNSNYVNTNGSAVVNSLHGYNSTTANVSTQGTLPLKKKQISKLEEVLEKAAMGDKTVIITTLNAAWTEPNSIFDVFLKSFRVGNQTKPLLKHVLVACLDKTSYSRCLEKKLHCYALTTKGVDFSGEAHFMSEDYLKMMWRRIDFLTNVLQMGYNFIFTDADILWFRQPFTHFYPDADFQIACDHYWYDSTNLDNSPNGGFNYVKSNERTIQFYKFWYKSREDYPGNHDQDVLNKIKHNPFIKDIGLKIRFLDTALFGGFCEPSKDLNLVCTMHANCCIGIGNKMHDLTMALDDWEKYMALNGHERMLRPQTWTVPRICG